Proteins co-encoded in one Flavobacteriaceae bacterium MAR_2009_75 genomic window:
- a CDS encoding signal transduction histidine kinase yields the protein MKPKDFTYGLFFNLAIALLISSCQPTNDQKSNLESKEIDSIMSLINYGRNNNLNHSKRLDFLQKAEDYTKNLSNDSIQTILTAKISYSYFKLRDSIKFFNLNSKTIELAQVSKDSVVFADAHWDRAAFFNSQAVPDSAFYNYSKAQKIYENLGKDFESARMLYNMALTQSKVGDYTGSEINTIRAIEILKPLNKNLHLYNCYNNLGSVTKELKEFERAIEYYSTALEYQKKIERENNYESSLNNNIGVVYQEQGRYKESIAYFQKVIQEKSLLKTEPKLYALAQSHLAFSKLKISSKFDVSEDLNSSIKILDSIDNNPGLARAYFNFAEYHLIQKDTQRAISYANRSKDYAEQANNNERILLNLQLLAKLEPEKSTAHIREYISLNDSLQQVERQARNKFARIRFETDEFIAENLLLARQKQLWTGIAVAVLLLGLMSYFILDQRAKNQKLRFQQEQQAANQEIFNLMLAQNQKVEEAKKLEQKRISEELHDGVLGSMLGARMVLTGLNKKNDTEAESQRKKAIDSLQNVEKEIRAISHELSHAAYQKINNFIRSIDDLLKTVQVSGNFDYNFYYDKDYDWDGIKGVTKINLYRLIQESLQNSVKHANCKKVTIDLGVHDDMLIATITDDGKGFKTKKGKKGIGMRNMASRIEKLNGNWEIKSTVGKGTSVVFKIPVKNLTPQVENQELNEKNKERTDQSYG from the coding sequence ATGAAACCCAAAGACTTCACATATGGACTTTTCTTCAATCTAGCGATAGCCCTATTAATATCTTCTTGTCAACCCACAAATGACCAAAAATCGAACCTAGAGTCAAAAGAAATTGACTCTATAATGAGTTTAATCAATTATGGTAGAAATAATAACTTAAACCACAGCAAAAGGTTGGATTTTCTTCAAAAAGCAGAGGATTACACTAAGAACCTATCTAATGATTCTATACAAACCATACTAACCGCAAAAATATCATATTCTTATTTCAAACTTAGGGATTCTATAAAGTTCTTCAACTTGAATTCCAAAACCATTGAATTAGCCCAGGTTTCAAAAGATTCTGTTGTATTTGCTGATGCCCACTGGGATAGAGCAGCTTTCTTTAATAGCCAAGCTGTGCCCGATAGTGCATTTTATAATTATTCCAAAGCTCAAAAAATTTATGAGAATCTTGGAAAGGACTTCGAAAGCGCAAGAATGCTCTACAACATGGCACTAACACAATCAAAAGTAGGAGATTACACTGGCAGCGAAATTAACACCATAAGGGCCATAGAAATTTTAAAACCTTTAAACAAGAATCTACATCTCTACAATTGTTACAACAATCTTGGGTCAGTAACTAAAGAATTGAAGGAGTTCGAAAGGGCTATTGAATACTATAGTACGGCCCTTGAGTATCAGAAAAAAATTGAACGGGAAAATAATTATGAATCTAGCCTCAATAATAATATAGGGGTTGTCTATCAAGAACAAGGGAGATATAAAGAGTCTATTGCATATTTTCAAAAAGTAATACAAGAGAAATCATTATTAAAAACCGAGCCCAAACTTTACGCTTTAGCTCAAAGCCATCTAGCTTTTAGTAAACTTAAAATATCTTCAAAATTTGATGTTTCTGAAGACTTGAACTCTTCAATCAAAATATTGGACAGTATAGATAACAATCCAGGATTGGCAAGAGCCTATTTTAATTTTGCTGAATATCATCTTATTCAAAAAGATACTCAAAGGGCTATATCATATGCTAATAGGTCAAAAGATTATGCGGAGCAGGCAAACAATAATGAAAGAATTTTATTGAACCTACAACTTTTAGCAAAGTTAGAGCCTGAGAAATCGACGGCCCACATTCGAGAATATATTTCTCTCAACGACAGTTTACAACAAGTTGAGCGCCAAGCCAGAAACAAATTCGCCCGAATTCGTTTTGAAACTGATGAGTTTATTGCCGAGAACTTGCTTTTGGCAAGACAAAAACAATTATGGACAGGTATTGCCGTGGCCGTTCTTTTGCTGGGCCTTATGTCTTATTTTATTTTGGACCAAAGAGCAAAAAACCAAAAATTACGCTTTCAACAAGAACAACAAGCGGCGAACCAAGAAATTTTTAACCTAATGCTTGCCCAAAATCAAAAGGTCGAAGAGGCCAAAAAGCTGGAACAAAAACGAATTTCAGAAGAATTGCATGATGGAGTTCTAGGCAGTATGTTGGGGGCAAGAATGGTACTCACTGGTCTCAATAAAAAAAATGATACAGAAGCCGAATCACAAAGAAAAAAAGCGATAGATTCTCTACAGAATGTAGAAAAAGAAATAAGGGCCATTTCTCATGAATTAAGTCATGCTGCTTATCAAAAAATTAATAATTTTATACGTTCGATAGACGATTTATTAAAAACGGTTCAGGTATCCGGTAATTTCGATTATAATTTTTATTATGACAAAGATTATGATTGGGACGGCATCAAAGGGGTAACCAAAATTAATCTTTATCGCTTGATTCAAGAAAGCCTTCAAAACTCGGTTAAACATGCGAATTGCAAAAAGGTAACTATCGACCTCGGAGTGCATGACGATATGCTCATTGCAACAATCACCGATGATGGTAAAGGCTTTAAGACCAAGAAAGGCAAAAAGGGAATTGGCATGCGTAACATGGCTTCTCGAATCGAAAAATTAAATGGTAATTGGGAAATTAAGAGCACTGTGGGAAAAGGAACTTCAGTTGTTTTCAAAATTCCTGTTAAAAATTTGACTCCCCAAGTCGAAAATCAAGAACTAAACGAAAAAAATAAAGAGAGAACAGACCAAAGCTATGGATAA
- a CDS encoding glycine hydroxymethyltransferase, which yields MQRDNLIFDLIAEEKERQLSGIELIASENFTSPQVMEAAGSVLTNKYAEGYPGKRYYGGCEVVDKIEQLAIDRAKELFGAAYANVQPHSGSQANASVYHACLKPGDTILGFDLSHGGHLTHGSPVNFSGRLYNPVFYGVDEETGVLNYDKIQEIANQEKPKLIIAGASAYSRDMDFKKFREIADSVGALLLADISHPAGLIAKGILNDPIPHCHIVTTTTHKTLRGPRGGLILMGEDFENPFGIKLKNGNLRKMSALLDLAVFPGNQGGPLEHIIAAKAIAFGEALTDNFLHYMLQVKKNAEAMAAAFVAKGYNIISGGTDNHMMLIDLRNKNITGKDAEKVLVDADITANKNMVPFDDKSPFVTSGIRFGTAAITTRGLKESDMSAIVELVDEVLTNSEDEAKIKNVKKKVNELMQGRELFNF from the coding sequence ATGCAACGCGACAACCTTATTTTTGATTTAATAGCCGAAGAAAAAGAACGGCAGCTAAGTGGTATTGAGCTAATAGCTTCAGAAAATTTTACCAGCCCGCAGGTTATGGAGGCCGCAGGGTCGGTTTTGACCAATAAATATGCTGAGGGTTACCCTGGTAAACGTTATTATGGTGGCTGTGAGGTTGTTGATAAAATAGAACAGTTGGCCATAGACCGAGCAAAAGAACTTTTTGGTGCTGCTTACGCTAATGTGCAGCCGCATTCAGGGTCTCAGGCAAATGCTTCGGTTTACCATGCATGTTTGAAGCCGGGCGATACAATTTTAGGGTTTGATTTATCTCATGGTGGTCATTTGACCCACGGTTCTCCGGTGAATTTTTCAGGACGCCTTTATAATCCTGTTTTTTATGGGGTAGATGAGGAAACCGGGGTCTTGAATTATGACAAAATACAAGAGATTGCCAATCAAGAAAAACCGAAGTTGATAATTGCAGGCGCTTCTGCATACTCCCGAGATATGGACTTTAAAAAGTTTAGGGAAATTGCGGATAGTGTTGGAGCGCTCTTATTGGCCGATATATCACATCCGGCAGGTCTGATTGCCAAGGGTATTCTTAACGACCCAATACCACATTGTCATATTGTTACTACCACCACACATAAGACTTTGCGTGGACCAAGGGGCGGACTTATTTTAATGGGGGAGGATTTTGAAAATCCATTCGGAATTAAATTGAAGAACGGTAATCTTCGCAAGATGTCGGCATTGCTTGATTTGGCGGTGTTTCCAGGTAATCAAGGCGGACCTTTAGAGCATATAATTGCTGCTAAGGCAATTGCCTTTGGTGAAGCCTTGACTGATAATTTCTTGCACTATATGTTACAAGTAAAGAAGAACGCCGAGGCAATGGCGGCCGCTTTCGTAGCTAAGGGCTATAATATTATTTCAGGGGGAACCGACAACCATATGATGTTGATTGACCTTCGCAATAAAAATATCACAGGAAAAGATGCTGAAAAAGTTCTTGTTGATGCCGATATTACCGCCAATAAGAATATGGTTCCGTTTGACGACAAATCACCATTTGTAACTTCCGGAATCAGATTTGGAACGGCTGCAATTACCACTAGAGGATTAAAAGAATCGGATATGTCTGCCATAGTGGAATTGGTTGATGAAGTATTGACCAATTCGGAAGATGAAGCAAAAATTAAAAATGTTAAGAAAAAAGTGAACGAATTGATGCAGGGTCGTGAGCTCTTTAATTTCTAG
- a CDS encoding DNA-binding NarL/FixJ family response regulator has product MDNIVRILAVDDHEMIVLGYKYTLEATDFENFKVIVNTAPSYEKGKAEIESSSKRIPYDLILLDISMFPENSKIEKSGEDLGLLIKDISPSSKVVFLSSFSDSYRINNILKTVNPDGYMVKSEVDERTLQDMVKTVLEKPPYYTAAALQAIRRKMANEDQIDERDKKILYQLSIGTKTKDISSIVAAASTTVENRKRQLKVIFDVESGNDFALIEEARKRGFI; this is encoded by the coding sequence ATGGATAATATAGTACGCATACTAGCCGTTGATGACCATGAAATGATAGTCTTGGGCTACAAATACACTTTAGAGGCCACCGATTTTGAAAATTTTAAAGTTATTGTAAATACCGCACCTAGTTACGAAAAAGGTAAGGCGGAAATTGAGAGTTCTTCGAAGAGAATTCCCTATGACCTCATACTTCTTGATATTTCAATGTTTCCCGAAAATTCAAAAATTGAAAAAAGTGGTGAAGATTTAGGCCTTTTGATCAAAGATATTTCACCTTCTTCAAAGGTTGTTTTTCTTTCTTCGTTCAGTGATAGCTATAGAATAAATAATATTTTGAAAACAGTTAACCCTGACGGGTACATGGTCAAATCAGAGGTTGATGAAAGAACACTTCAAGATATGGTGAAAACTGTTCTCGAAAAACCACCTTACTATACTGCCGCTGCTCTTCAGGCGATAAGGCGAAAGATGGCCAATGAAGATCAAATTGACGAGCGCGACAAAAAAATACTGTATCAATTGTCGATTGGAACCAAAACCAAGGATATTTCTTCTATAGTTGCCGCCGCAAGTACGACAGTAGAGAACAGAAAAAGACAGTTAAAGGTAATTTTTGACGTTGAAAGTGGCAATGATTTTGCACTTATTGAAGAAGCACGTAAAAGAGGCTTCATTTAG